A region from the Acyrthosiphon pisum isolate AL4f chromosome A1, pea_aphid_22Mar2018_4r6ur, whole genome shotgun sequence genome encodes:
- the LOC100168622 gene encoding facilitated trehalose transporter Tret1-2 homolog isoform X2, whose translation MSSSQFFGVSLHNDQVNLVTFSFGLYTGWSSTVAPILQNATVTPLDHGQVLTANSISWACSWGMLSAILGTFFWGMLADNCGRKTTGFLTMLPYLVSWVILLVFKTETALMVSRFLGGLGASGAAINCPMYVGEVSETSMKAGLGSLFILMYNIGVLYVYVFGVMVSYDFLNVACLAISVLFMVVWCYVPESPIFLIQKNRMDEARRSLMWFRGKDNDKEVSEEIDSLMRHSDQTTKATLADYKKRGTVKALLIGLVFQAGTQFSGINIILMYTVDIFQKSGSTMSPHSCTILVGVVQVIGSAIASCTVHRAGRKFFLMATYAITALALITIGSCFYANKVDSTINTGMLPVLSLSVHVIAFSLGLGMVPYIIYTEVFPANVRNICMSMLMFFNNVLGFVIIKAYPSMSDALHISGYFWLFGAVCLAVVPFTYLFVPETKDKAYDDIRRELLLWFPDRRHNNKAAEVAKAEKAAAVDQVDGGGGNVVVVEASEMKVCMGKDQSCFTTPQQARDNVKK comes from the exons ATGAGCAGTTCACAATTTTTCGGCGTCTCACTCCATAACGACCAAG tGAATCTTGTCACGTTTTCGTTTGGACTTTACACGGGATGGTCTTCAACGGTTGCACCTATACTCCAAAACGCAACGGTCACTCCACTCGACCATGGTCAAGTGCTGACGGCCAACTCAATTTCTTGGGCCTGCAGCTGGGGTATGCTCAGCGCCATACTGGGCACGTTCTTCTGGGGTATGTTGGCGGACAACTGCGGCCGGAAGACGACCGGTTTCCTGACCATGTTACCATACTTGGTCAGCTGGGTCATCCTGTTGGTTTTCAAGACGGAGACGGCGCTGATGGTGTCCCGGTTCCTGGGTGGTCTGGGGGCCAGTGGGGCGGCCATTAACTGCCCGATGTACGTGGGCGAGGTGAGCGAGACGAGCATGAAAGCTGGCCTAGGTTCGCTATTCATACTCATGTACAACATCGGTGTGCTGTACGTGTACGTGTTTGGCGTGATGGTTAGCTATGACTTTCTGAACGTGGCCTGTCTGGCCATCAGCGTGTTGTTCATGGTAGTGTGGTGCTATGTACCCGAGTCGCCAATATTCCTTATCCAGAAGAATCGGATGGATGAGGCAAGGCGGTCGCTCATGTGGTTCCGGGGTAAGGACAACGACAAAGAGGTAAGCGAGGAAATCGACTCGCTGATGCGGCACAGTGACCAGACGACCAAGGCCACGCTGGCCGACTACAAGAAACGTGGCACGGTCAAGGCGCTGCTCATCGGCCTGGTGTTCCAGGCGGGCACACAGTTCAGCGGCATCAACATCATACTCATGTACACGGTAGACATATTTCAGAAGAGCGGTAGCACTATGTCCCCACATTCATGTACCATACTTGTGGGCGTGGTGCAGGTCATCGGGTCCGCGATCGCATCGTGCACGGTACACAGGGCCGGCCGCAAGTTCTTCCTTATGGCCACGTACGCGATCACCGCCCTGGCTTTAATCACCATCGGCTCGTGTTTCTATGCCAACAAGGTGGACTCGACGATTAACACCGGCATGCTGCCCGTGCTCAGCCTATCGGTGCACGTGATCGCGTTTTCACTGGGCCTGGGTATGGTGCCGTATATCATCTACACCGAGGTGTTCCCGGCCAACGTGCGCAACATATGCATGTCCATGCTAATGTTCTTCAACAACGTGCTGGGCTTCGTCATCATTAAGGCGTACCCGTCCATGTCGGACGCGTTGCATATATCCGGCTACTTCTGGTTGTTCGGAGCTGTGTGCCTGGCCGTCGTGCCGTTCACCTACCTGTTCGTTCCCGAGACCAAAGATAAGGCGTACGATGATATTCGCCGTGAGCTGCTTTTATGGTTCCCGGACAGGCGACATAATAACAAAGCGGCGGAGGTGGCGAAGGCGGAAAAGGCGGCAGCGGTGGATCAGGTAGATGGCGGCGGCGGCAACGTAGTCGTGGTCGAAGCTAGTGAGATGAAAGTCTGCATGGGAAAGGACCAGAGTTGCTTCACGACACCCCAACAGGCGCGtgacaatgttaaaaaataa
- the LOC100168622 gene encoding facilitated trehalose transporter Tret1-2 homolog isoform X1, giving the protein MHNFLGSKFKGNCRQLFAAITVNLVTFSFGLYTGWSSTVAPILQNATVTPLDHGQVLTANSISWACSWGMLSAILGTFFWGMLADNCGRKTTGFLTMLPYLVSWVILLVFKTETALMVSRFLGGLGASGAAINCPMYVGEVSETSMKAGLGSLFILMYNIGVLYVYVFGVMVSYDFLNVACLAISVLFMVVWCYVPESPIFLIQKNRMDEARRSLMWFRGKDNDKEVSEEIDSLMRHSDQTTKATLADYKKRGTVKALLIGLVFQAGTQFSGINIILMYTVDIFQKSGSTMSPHSCTILVGVVQVIGSAIASCTVHRAGRKFFLMATYAITALALITIGSCFYANKVDSTINTGMLPVLSLSVHVIAFSLGLGMVPYIIYTEVFPANVRNICMSMLMFFNNVLGFVIIKAYPSMSDALHISGYFWLFGAVCLAVVPFTYLFVPETKDKAYDDIRRELLLWFPDRRHNNKAAEVAKAEKAAAVDQVDGGGGNVVVVEASEMKVCMGKDQSCFTTPQQARDNVKK; this is encoded by the exons atgcataattttttagGAAGCAAATTTAAGGGCAACTGTAGACAATTATTCGCAGCAATTACAG tGAATCTTGTCACGTTTTCGTTTGGACTTTACACGGGATGGTCTTCAACGGTTGCACCTATACTCCAAAACGCAACGGTCACTCCACTCGACCATGGTCAAGTGCTGACGGCCAACTCAATTTCTTGGGCCTGCAGCTGGGGTATGCTCAGCGCCATACTGGGCACGTTCTTCTGGGGTATGTTGGCGGACAACTGCGGCCGGAAGACGACCGGTTTCCTGACCATGTTACCATACTTGGTCAGCTGGGTCATCCTGTTGGTTTTCAAGACGGAGACGGCGCTGATGGTGTCCCGGTTCCTGGGTGGTCTGGGGGCCAGTGGGGCGGCCATTAACTGCCCGATGTACGTGGGCGAGGTGAGCGAGACGAGCATGAAAGCTGGCCTAGGTTCGCTATTCATACTCATGTACAACATCGGTGTGCTGTACGTGTACGTGTTTGGCGTGATGGTTAGCTATGACTTTCTGAACGTGGCCTGTCTGGCCATCAGCGTGTTGTTCATGGTAGTGTGGTGCTATGTACCCGAGTCGCCAATATTCCTTATCCAGAAGAATCGGATGGATGAGGCAAGGCGGTCGCTCATGTGGTTCCGGGGTAAGGACAACGACAAAGAGGTAAGCGAGGAAATCGACTCGCTGATGCGGCACAGTGACCAGACGACCAAGGCCACGCTGGCCGACTACAAGAAACGTGGCACGGTCAAGGCGCTGCTCATCGGCCTGGTGTTCCAGGCGGGCACACAGTTCAGCGGCATCAACATCATACTCATGTACACGGTAGACATATTTCAGAAGAGCGGTAGCACTATGTCCCCACATTCATGTACCATACTTGTGGGCGTGGTGCAGGTCATCGGGTCCGCGATCGCATCGTGCACGGTACACAGGGCCGGCCGCAAGTTCTTCCTTATGGCCACGTACGCGATCACCGCCCTGGCTTTAATCACCATCGGCTCGTGTTTCTATGCCAACAAGGTGGACTCGACGATTAACACCGGCATGCTGCCCGTGCTCAGCCTATCGGTGCACGTGATCGCGTTTTCACTGGGCCTGGGTATGGTGCCGTATATCATCTACACCGAGGTGTTCCCGGCCAACGTGCGCAACATATGCATGTCCATGCTAATGTTCTTCAACAACGTGCTGGGCTTCGTCATCATTAAGGCGTACCCGTCCATGTCGGACGCGTTGCATATATCCGGCTACTTCTGGTTGTTCGGAGCTGTGTGCCTGGCCGTCGTGCCGTTCACCTACCTGTTCGTTCCCGAGACCAAAGATAAGGCGTACGATGATATTCGCCGTGAGCTGCTTTTATGGTTCCCGGACAGGCGACATAATAACAAAGCGGCGGAGGTGGCGAAGGCGGAAAAGGCGGCAGCGGTGGATCAGGTAGATGGCGGCGGCGGCAACGTAGTCGTGGTCGAAGCTAGTGAGATGAAAGTCTGCATGGGAAAGGACCAGAGTTGCTTCACGACACCCCAACAGGCGCGtgacaatgttaaaaaataa